Within the Senegalia massiliensis genome, the region GGTGCAAAAATGCTTCAGCTATTTGGGGACGTAGCAACGGAGCTTTTAATTAGAAATGATGGAGATGAAGGGCTTTTCGTAGCTTACAACGATGTAAACTTCACTGCTCCAGTATATGCAGGAGATTATATAGAAGCAGAAGGAGAAATAGTAAGCACAGGAAATACATCAAGAAAAATGAAATTTGAAGCAAGAAAAGTAATAGTTCCAAGAGCAGATATAAATGACTCAGCATGTGATGTATTAGATGAGCCAGTTGTAGTATGTAAAGCAGAAGGAACATGTGTAGTTCCAAAAGACAAACAAAGAAAATAATCTGGAGGGATAAAAAATGGAAAAATTAATAATAACAGCAGCACTTACAGGTGCAGAAACAACAAGAGAGCTTCAACCAAACTTACCATTAACACCAGATGAATTAGCAGAAGCTGCATATGAATGCTATAAAGCTGGTGCATCAATAGTTCATGTACATGCAAGAGATGAAGAGGGTAATCCGACACAGGATTATGAAGTATATAAAGAAATAAAAGAAAAAATAGAAGCAAAATGTAATATAATATTCCAACCATCAACAGGTGGTGCAGTTCATCATTCACCAGAAGAACGTTTACAGCCAGTAGAATTATCACCAGAAATGGCTACACTTAGTACAGGAACTTGTAATTTTGGTCCAGATGTATTCATGAATACACAAGAATATATGGATAAATTTGCATCTATGATGAAAGAGAAAGGTGTAAAACCAGAAATAGAAGTATTTGAACGTGGTATGATAAACAATGCAATGAGATTAGTTAAAAAAGGCTTAGTAGAAGAACCTTTACATTTTGATTTTGTAATGGGAGTTCCTGGAGCAATAACAGGAGAATTAAGAGATTTAATATATATGAAAGAAAGTATACCAGAAAATGCAACTTGGACAGTAGCAGGTATAGGAAGATATGAATTACCATTAGGCGTTGCAGCAATAACACTTGGTGGACATGTTAGAGTAGGTTTTGAAGATAATATATATTATAACAAAGGTGAAATAGCAGAATCAAATGCACAATTAGTAGAAAGAATAGCAAGAATTTCACGTGAACTAGGTAGAGAAGTAGCTACTCCTGATGAAGCAAGAAAAATATTAAATCTAAAATAATTGTGAATTAAGTCCATATTCTTGGTATAATATAAATATGCAGTTAAAAAAGAGAGGAGAATTGGATGAAATTATTTATAGATACAGCAAACACAGATGAAATAAGAGAAGTAAATGATTGGGGAGTAATATGTGGAGTTACTACAAATCCATCACTAGTAGCAAAATCAGGAAGAGATTTCAAAGAAGTATTATCAGAAATTACTGATATAGTAGATGGACCAATAAGTGCAGAAGTTTTAAGCCTTAAAGCAGATGAAATGATAGCGGAAGGTGAAGAACTTGCAAAAATAAATCCAAATATAGTTATAAAAATACCTATGACTAAAGAAGGAATGAAAGCAGTAAAAGTTCTTTCAAATAAAGGAATAGACACAAATGTAACTCTTATATTCTCAGCAAATCAAGCACTTCTTGCAGCAAGAGCAGGTGCAACATATGTATCACCTTTTATAGGTAGAATGGATGATATAGGTAACACAGGATATGATATAATAGCTGATATTGTACAATTATTTGATATTCATGGAATAGATACAGAAATTATATCAGCAAGTATTCGTCATCCTATGCATGTACTTGAAAGTGCAAAACTTGGAGCACATATAGCAACAATACCATATAAAGTATATGAACAAATGCTAAAACACCCACTTACAGACATAGGAATTGATAGATTCTTAAGTGATTGGGAAGAAGCAAATAAAGGTAAGTAGATAAGGAAAGGATCTCTCGAAAGAGGGGTTCTTTTTTTGATGCGTATTTTGGGGTTGTGAGTATAAGAGTATGGTGAAGGGGGTGTGTAATTTTGAGCGTAAGCGAAGAAGCTTTTATTTTATGGGAATGGAATTTATGGGAACAAAAGTTCGGGAATTGTGTTATAATATAGATAAAGTGGGTAGAAATATTTTGATAGGAGGTGAAAAGACTGAAACTAACTTATATTTTTAAACTTTTAAAACCTACAAAGTATAAAGAAAATATACTAAAAGAAAATATCATAGAAACCACAAAGCATCGCAAAGAGATAGTAAGGAGATTGAAAGAAGGAAAGTTCAAACTTACAACAGCAGATTTTCCAGATTTCAAGCTTTCAAGTGCTGTTAAAAATCAAAATATATGGGATGTAAAACACTTATATAAAAATTTCAAAAAATCCAAATCTAAAAAAGAAAATATAGATTTTAAGCCTAATCAGCCACTGGGCTTCAGCAATCAGTGCTATAAGATTCAAGACAATTTCATAGCACTATCCTTATATGATAAAAAGTCCAAAAGGATATACTTTCCTATAGAAACTAAAAATAAAAGGTTTAAGGAATTTCAAGAAAATAGAGATAATCTTAAATTAGGAAAAATGAGTATATATAACAAAAAAGGAAACTGGTATGCAGCTTTATCAGTTACCGTAAAAGATGAAAAAACAGAAGCAACCAATAGTATGGGGATAGATATAGGACTTAGACAACTAGCAGTAATCAGTATAATGAATGAAGAAGGTAAGGAAATAAATAGAAAATTTTTTAGTGGTAACGAATCAGGATATATACGAAGAAAATATAAAGCTTTGAGAAGGGAATTAGGTCAAGCAAAGAAACTCAAAAAAATAAAAGAAATATCAAATAAGGAGCAAAACTATATAAGAGATAAAAACCATAAAATTAGTCACAAAATCGTAGAACTTGCTGTGCAAGGAGAAGTTGGGATGATTATTATGGAAAATCTAAAAAATATAAGAAATAGAGTAAAATCTATAAAACAACCAGATAGAAATATAAATAGTTGGACTTTTTATCAACTTCAGAATTTCATAGAATACAAAGCAAAAAAAGAAGGAATAAAAGTGAAATATATAAGTCCAAAATACACTTCACAGAAATGTTCAAAATGTGGACAAGTAGAAAAGAAAAACAGAAAAAAGAATTTATATTTATGTGAATGTGGAAATAGAATCCATTCTGATCTTAATGCAGCTAGGAATATAGCATCTGCTTAGATGATAATAGTCTAAGTGCCTAATTCAATATAATTGTATCTTAGGAAGGGCAATTGGCATGTCCTAAAGCTAGGGTCATACTATTGTAGTGGAAACATATACAATTTTAATCACCTAGCAACCTTTAAATTACACTGTTGTAAGCTTGAAAAAGTAGGATGTCAACTATGAGGAATTGAAAAATTATAGAGTGGAATACAAAATAATAAAATCATTTATAAAATTGTATTTTACCAAGTTATACTTTTATGAGTTTCTTTGTAATTAAGTAATATCAAGTTATAGACTTAAAAATAAGCTATATTTTGAATTAATATATTAGCTTGGTAAATAAACAGTATAATGTTTGAAAATAAGCTATTAATTAGATATAATATAAAATATATATATGGCTATTTTACAGTAGTGGAACCTTAACAGAAGTTGTATTTAAATGACATGAAACAATTAGGAATCCACAAAAGTCAGTATGTGGAACCTTAACAGAAGTTGTATTTAAATAGCTATATTCAATATTGTTCCCCTTATAGTTTTGTAGTGGAACCTTAACAGAAGTTGTATTTAAATAGTGATACGGTATGTAGAATGGTTGAAGCTTATAATGTGGAACCTTAACAGAAGTTGTATTTAAATATTAAATCATTTTGAAGCTCTTTAACTTTTTGTCCTGTGGAACCTTAACAGAAGTTGTATTTAAATTAATCTCCAGTTTCAACTAATCCAGCTTTTCTGACGGTGGAACCTTAACAGAAGTTGTATTTAAATAATTATCCTTGGATATTAAACTTAAAGAAGGCTAAAGTGGAACCTTAACAGAAGTTGTATTTAAATTAAATTGTGATGCTATAGCAAGTAGAAGTGGTTTCTGTGGAACCTTAACAGAAGTTGTATTTAAATTAATTACCTCTCTTTTTATATAGTCGGTATTCTAAGTGGAACCTTAACAGAAGTTGTATTTAAATTTAGTTATTTCAAGTTGATTTGCTATTTCATTAGTTGTGGAACCTTAACAGAAGTTGTATTTAAATAAGTCGATACAAGAGAAAACTATATGAAGAATATTTGTGGAACCTTAACAGAAGTTGTATTTAAATTATTAACTTCATCTCCTTTTACTTTAGTTCTTTGTTGTGGAACCTTAACAGAAGTTGTATTTAAATCTAGAAAGTTCAGCAGTTAATGAGTCTACTTTAACTGTGGAACCTTAACAGAAGTTGTATTTAAATAAGACGAACGTATAGGGACTAGTACTATTTACAGGTGGAACCTTAACAGAAGTTGTATTTAAATCATCAAATGGAACCAGAAATAGCGGCTATAATGTATGTGGAACCTTAACAGAAGTTGTATTTAAATAAATGAAAATAATACAAGTATAAGAGCTTCTGAAGAGTGGAACCTTAACAGAAGTTGTATTTAAATTTATCCCTTTATCCAAATCAAGTTCAAATTTTCTATGTGGAACCTTAACAGAAGTTGTATTTAAATGAACATATGTTCGGAAGTCAATATAAAAATAAGGCTGTGGAACCTTAACAGAAGTTGTATTTAAATTCAAAACAATATGCAGTGTACTCATCTTCTATATTTGTGGAACCTTAACAGAAGTTGTATTTAAATATTTCTATTTCAGGATTAAACCTAATAGCATTCTCAGTGGAACCTTAACAGAAGTTGTATTTAAATGTGTTAAATTGATTATAAAACCATTCTCTATATGTAGTGGAACCTTAACAGAAGTTGTATTTAAATTAAGATTAGAAATATGTATTCGGGCGAAATTAAACCGTGGAACCTTAACAGAAGTTGTATTTAAATTAAGGATCTCGTTTAAATAAATCTAAAATAAGTCGAGTGGAACCTTAACAGAAGTTGTATTTAAATAAGGAAGAAGATATAGAAGATGAAGAAGTTGAGTTGTGGAACCTTAACAGAAGTTGTATTTAAATGTATTAAAAAGTGTTGAAGGATTTAGTTTAATAGAAGTGGAACCTTAACAGAAGTTGTATTTAAATAATGAATGGGATGATAAAAGAGAAAGTTTCTTTAAAGTGGAACCTTAACAGAAGTTGTATTTAAATATACTATCATTTAGTACTGCGTTACCCGACAATATAGTGGAACCTTAACAGAAGTTGTATTTAAATTTTGATTCACTCCTTTACTTATAAAATTCTTCTTGGTGGAACCTTAACAGAAGTTGTATTTAAATAGCTAATCCAGGACTAGGAACTATTAAGCGACTAGAGTGGAACCTTAACAGAAGTTGTATTTAAATATTTCGGTTTTTGTAAATTCAGCTTTTCCATTTAACGTGGAACCTTAACAGAAGTTGTATTTAAATGGATTACCAATAGTTAAATTATATTCTGGACTAACAGTGGAACCTTAACAGAAGTTGTATTTAAATGAATTTCAAGCTTTCTAGCCATTTCAGATTGACTATGTGGAACCTTAACAGAAGTTGTATTTAAATATTTTATCTATAGGGTATAACCAGCCATCATCTAAGTGGAACCTTAACAGAAGTTGTATTTAAATAGATTGGTCTGGTAAATACTGTCCACGTGTCATATGTGGAACCTTAACAGAAGTTGTATTTAAATACTGTATTAGAGTGTGTATATCCTTTACCATGGTGCGTGGAACCTTAACAGAAGTTGTATTTAAATGGTTTCTCTGCTAATATTACTGTTTTCATTAATTAAGTGGAACCTTAACAGAAGTTGTATTTAAATAGCAATGGACAAGCTTAGAAAAGAAATATAGCTACGTGGGACCTTAACAGAAGTTGTATTTAAATGAAATAATGTCTAACTGTTCTGGTGGGAATCCTATTGTGGAACCTTAACAGAAGTTGTATTTAAATTTTAGGCCCGCCTAGAGATTCTAACAAATGGGTATTGTGGAACCTTAACAGAAGTTGTATTTAAATCAGAAACTATTAACGAGGTACCGGTAGAGTCTAGGTGTGGAACCTTAACAGAAGTTGTATTTAAATTAAAATCCCCTTCTAGTAATTGTGATATAATCTCTAGTGGAACCTTAACAGAAGTTGTATTTAAATTTGCAGCACCACATCTGCTACATCTAACTAAACCTACGTGGAACCTTAACAGAAGTTGTATTTAAATTTAAGTCAGACTCTTCAGGAGTAGTTCCATAATACGGTGGAACCTTAACAGAAGTTGTATTTAAATAAGAAAGATACATCTTGTTTCATCTTCTTTTCTTCCGTGGAACCTTAACAGAAGTTGTATTTAAATGGGAAGGATTAAATATTAAGCATTTTGTTGTAATTAAGGTTTTCTTTTCTAACCTTTGATTGATATATATATAATTAATATATTATACTTGACATTTAGAAGAAAATTATATATTATTTAATCAATAAATCATATCAATTATATAATTAAGTATATTACATTTAGAAGGGGAGAGAATTAATTGCAGAAAAGAAAAAAATACTTTAAAAGAGTAATGAATATTAATGAAGTTTTATTTGGATGTTCTGTTTTATCAGTGGTTTTATACTTTTATTTTTATCCGATTTTTAATTCTGAAAAGTATAATTTTATTATTAATATTGTTTTATTTGTAAATGGAATACTCTTAGTGATATTTAACACAAATTTTATTAATTTTAAAAATAACTTTAGAAAGATATCAATTTTTATAGTTATGATAATAGAAAGCTATACCATATATAAGATATTTTATTATTGTAATATTGGTATCATTATATATTTTAAAATATTACTTACATTATCATTAATAGTATTCATCTATATTTTGTTTTTAACAATATTTAAATTTAGATTCATTTTAATATATATGTATCAAAATATAATATATAGTTCTTTTATAGAAAATGAAATATTATTTTTAGTATTAAAATTAATATCTATATATTTCTTTAAAACAATAATATTGTTAGAAGCACTTATATCTATAAGAGACTTTCTTATAACTAACTTTTAGCTAACTATAAAATAATTATTAACTTTTCTCTTTATTTTATGTTATACTGTAACTATAATCCTAAAATATATATCAACTACTAGTTATGTATTTAAAAATTATTTAATTTAGTATTTTAAAAGTTGAACCGTTACATTTATGTAGTTAATATTAGATTTTAGGATTAATTATATATTCTATTATATAATTAAGTATATTTAAAATAATAATTAATAATAAAATTATATTATTTTAAGAAAAAAGAAGGAAAACAAGCTTTTATATAGAATTAGATAATTATAGTATTTATTCTAAAATTATCTATAAAAGGTGGTGATAAGGTGAAATATTATGAACTAACTAATACTGTATATTTATATAAAGATATATATTTTACTAAAGCAAATGAAATGATTTCTAATTTTATTAATGAAGCTTTGTATTTAAATAATCAATTATCAAAGTTTCATAAAAAAAATGAATTTAAAGGATATGTTTATGATTCATTATTCCCTAGGGAAAATGATAAAACATACAAAAAAGGTAGCATATATGTTTTTAGAATAAGAAGTATAAATAAAGAATTGCTAACTAAGTTAGAAAAGTTATTAAAGAAAATTAATTCAGAATATATGAAATTAATAGCTACAGAGTTAAAAGTTTTTAAACCAAAATTCATTAATAGTATTTATACTGCTACACCTGCTATAGTAACTTTAGAGAATGGATATTGGACCAAAAATGAAGAAATAGAGATACTTATAGATAGAATTATAAAGAATACTGTTAAAAAATATAAACATTTTATTGATGAAGACATTCCTTATGATTTTGAGTTTTTTAAAACGATTGAAATTGAAAATATGAAACCTATTGCAATAGAGTATAAAGACATCAAGTTATTAGGAAATAAATTCAAATTAGAAATTAAAGAAGATGAACTATCTCAAAACATCTCTAATTTATTATTAGGTACAGGTATATTAGAAAAAAATTCTAGCATAGGTGCTGGATATTGTATTCCAAGATATATATAAAGGAGGAGGTGAAAGTTTATGTTTAGAGATTTAATTGATTTATTTGGAAGAGCATATGATAAATATGGAGATAAAATAATTCTAGATTCTTATAAGCCTAAAAATGGACTGTATATAAGAATCAATTTAGATAATTCTGTAGATAATCTTATAATAAATAAAGAATCTATAGAGAGTGATTTATATAATTGGTTTAAAATAAGAGATTATTATAGTAAATTAATAGACATGAATAAGCCAATAGACGGAAAGAAAAAAATTCATAGTAATAATTATCTAAGTTTTTTTATAAAAAAGGATAATTTCATAGGGAAAAAATCACTAACTAAAGAAGAAATTTCAGAAAGAATAGAAGATTATTTTAAAGTGCTTAGGAATCCAGAAAGTAAAGCTAAAAATAATAAAGATAAGATGATATATGAAAAGTTTGAAACGGAAGTAGATCAAGGAGAATTAAATAGGTCATATACTTATATATCAGAAAATTTAGATAAAATTAAAGATACAGTGTTAGAATATGATGAACAGTTCGATAATTATATTAAGATATTCTTTAAGTCTGAGTATGGTATAGATAGATATAAAGTTGAAAGCGAACGATATATGATTCCAAGGATTTTTAACAATAATAAGTATAATATAGAAATCAATGATGAGATATATGGTCTTTCCAATTCTAATATGGGCTTGAACGCTAAAAAACCATTTTTAGAATTAAAAAATATGGGTATTAGAGTGCCTTACAGAATAACCTCTAAAAATGCAATATATATCAATAAGTTTTTTGAATGGCTTCAATACTATCCATATAGTGAAATATTTATTCCACAAAATTATGATTTTAAAGTGGTACCTACAAATTATGAGGAAATACCTTGTCATTATTTGTATATAACAAAGGGGCAAGATGTAACTATAGAAAAATATGATTTTATACCTCATTATACTTCAAAAATAAATTTTTCTCCAAGAAATATTTTAGCGTTAGAAATTAATGGTGGAATTGTAGAATACAAGGATATAACTGAGAGATTTGCATTAGAGAAAGAGATAGATAAGAAATTATTCAAAAAAAAATTAATTAAAAATTATCTAAAGGATCCTAAAGAAAATATAAATGGCATATCTAAACAAATGAAACTAGATTTAAATTTTAGTAAGGAAGCATTTCATAATTATCTTAAGAAAGGAATTAATGTAGGAATAGAAAGTATATTAAAGAAAATTCATATTAATATTGTTAAAGATTATTTAGTCACAGAATCTAAATGGAAAGCAGCAGAGGCATTTAATTTAAGTGTTTCATTGATAGAATTTTTTGAGGGGGAAGAAGTTATGGAGCAAATCTTGGATGGTTTATATTTAGAAATTGAACAAAAATTAGAGAAAGCAAGAATTGATAGTTTAACTAATGATGAAGAATTTTACTTTTTAGGTGGTCAACTAGCTTCATATATGTTGAGTCAGAGTGAAAAAGATAAACCTCATCATGATATGATAGAACCTTTTATGAGGATAAATAATAATGAACAGCTTAAAAGAGAATTACAATATGTATTTAACACATATAAACATGCTTTAAGAAGAGATTTTAAAGTGTTTAATAGGGCTTTGTCCATGGTTTTAAGTTATAATCCTAGTAATAAAAGTTTAGATAGTAAATTATTTTTAGCAGGATATCTTGCAGATAATATATTTTATAGAAAAAGAGATAAAGATGAGGGAGATGTAAAACATGAAGAAAAACAATAGAGTATACGGTATAATAGGAATTAAAAATATCATGGCGAATTGGAATGCTGATTTTACAGGACGTCCTAAAACAACTATAAATGGTCATATATTTGGAAGTGACAAGGCTAATAAGTATCCAATGAAAAAAATGTGGATGGATAATGGAGAAAAAGTTTTATATATGAAATCATATAAATTTGGTAAAAAGAATAAACTTCAACCAAAAGAATTAAATGAAAGATATGAAGAGATTTTTGAAAAAACATTAAGTAAGAACACTCCATCTGAAGAAGTATTAAAAGATTTATTTAGTGCAATAGATGTTATGAATTTTGGAGCAACTTTTGCAGAAGAAGGTCAAAATTTATCTATAACTGGAGCGGTACAGATGGGACAAGGTTTTAATAAGTATGAAGATACTGTAGTAGAAGTTCAAGACATACTATCTCCATTTAGAAACTCTAAAAAGGAGGAAGCAGGGGCATCCTCATTAGGAAGTAAAATTACAGCAGACGAAGCACATTATTTTTATTCTTTTTCTGTAAATCCAGATAATTATAATAATTACATTGGAGTTATTGATGGTTTTGAAGGTTATACAGAAGAAGCTTATGACAAATTTAAAGAGGCATCTTTAGTTGCAGCTACTGCTCTAGATACTAACAGTAAATTTGGATGTGAAAATGAATTTAGCATGTTTTTAGAATGTAAAGATAGTTCAAAGCTATATTTAACAGATTTATCTCAATATATTAAATTTTATAAAGAAAATGAGGAATCAATAATAGACTTAAAAGATTTAGAATTTTTAAATGAGGGTAATTTTCAAAATGAAATAGAGAATATAGAGATATACTATAACCCATACAAGGTAAAAATAAAAGGTGATATTAAAAATTCTAAACAAATGAATATATTTACAAGAGAAGTGATTTAAAAATGGAAGCGTTAAAATTTAATATTAAAGGCTCTACTGCCTTCTTTAAAAAACCAGATGTAAATGCCTATGCATATTTTAGCTATGGAAATATACCTAAAATTGCACTCTTAGGAATATTAGGTTCAATCTTAGGATTAGGTGGATATAATCAGCAAAAAGAAGATGAAATTTACCCCGAATTTTATGAAAAACTTAAAGATTTAAAAGTATCTATTATTCCTAATACAAAAAAAGCTTACTTTGCCAAGAAAATACAAGTATTTAATAATAGTGTAGGATATGCAAGTAAAGAACAAGGTGGAAACTTAATAGTAAGAGAACAGTGGTTAGAAAACGTAAATTGGACGATATATATCTTAAATGATGGAAATATAGATAAAAACTTATACAATAAATTAAATGATTATTTACTGAATAATAAAACACATTTTATACCCTATCTAGGGAAAAATGATCATCCTGCTAATATAATGAATGTAGCATATATAAAGTTAGAAGAGGTTAAAAGTTACGATAAAATAGATTCTTTATTTCCTTATAAGGATGTAAAACTAGGAAAAGGTACAAGTGATGGTAAGCTAGAATTTTTATATAAAGAATACCTCCCAGTTAGTTTAAATAAAGAACTTAATTTCTATGAATTAGAAGAATTATCTTTTACAAATTATAGGATAAAAGAAATAGATCATAAAGATAGAGTATATTCTGACAAAGAAAAAAATTTATATTTTATTTAAATAGAGCTTGGTTTGAACCAAGCTCTTATGATAGGGGGCTAGACTATACTCATGTACTTAATCAATATAAGTAATTATGTAAAAAATAAAGATAGATATCTTGCTCATAAGAAAAAGGGGAAGAAAAATGAAACACTAAAAGAGCATCTAGATAAAACTATAGAATATTACAATAAACTATGTGATAAGAAGCAATTAGATACTATAATTAAAAATACTATTGATGAAATAAGATTAGAGGAAAGAAAGTTAAATCATGAAGAACAAGAATTTATTTATAAATTATTTATAAATTCT harbors:
- a CDS encoding hotdog fold domain-containing protein encodes the protein MEKAVIRMRMSMHDAHYGGNLVDGAKMLQLFGDVATELLIRNDGDEGLFVAYNDVNFTAPVYAGDYIEAEGEIVSTGNTSRKMKFEARKVIVPRADINDSACDVLDEPVVVCKAEGTCVVPKDKQRK
- a CDS encoding RNA-guided endonuclease InsQ/TnpB family protein gives rise to the protein MKRLKLTYIFKLLKPTKYKENILKENIIETTKHRKEIVRRLKEGKFKLTTADFPDFKLSSAVKNQNIWDVKHLYKNFKKSKSKKENIDFKPNQPLGFSNQCYKIQDNFIALSLYDKKSKRIYFPIETKNKRFKEFQENRDNLKLGKMSIYNKKGNWYAALSVTVKDEKTEATNSMGIDIGLRQLAVISIMNEEGKEINRKFFSGNESGYIRRKYKALRRELGQAKKLKKIKEISNKEQNYIRDKNHKISHKIVELAVQGEVGMIIMENLKNIRNRVKSIKQPDRNINSWTFYQLQNFIEYKAKKEGIKVKYISPKYTSQKCSKCGQVEKKNRKKNLYLCECGNRIHSDLNAARNIASA
- a CDS encoding 3-keto-5-aminohexanoate cleavage protein — protein: MEKLIITAALTGAETTRELQPNLPLTPDELAEAAYECYKAGASIVHVHARDEEGNPTQDYEVYKEIKEKIEAKCNIIFQPSTGGAVHHSPEERLQPVELSPEMATLSTGTCNFGPDVFMNTQEYMDKFASMMKEKGVKPEIEVFERGMINNAMRLVKKGLVEEPLHFDFVMGVPGAITGELRDLIYMKESIPENATWTVAGIGRYELPLGVAAITLGGHVRVGFEDNIYYNKGEIAESNAQLVERIARISRELGREVATPDEARKILNLK
- a CDS encoding CRISPR-associated endoribonuclease Cas6, whose product is MKYYELTNTVYLYKDIYFTKANEMISNFINEALYLNNQLSKFHKKNEFKGYVYDSLFPRENDKTYKKGSIYVFRIRSINKELLTKLEKLLKKINSEYMKLIATELKVFKPKFINSIYTATPAIVTLENGYWTKNEEIEILIDRIIKNTVKKYKHFIDEDIPYDFEFFKTIEIENMKPIAIEYKDIKLLGNKFKLEIKEDELSQNISNLLLGTGILEKNSSIGAGYCIPRYI
- the fsa gene encoding fructose-6-phosphate aldolase — its product is MKLFIDTANTDEIREVNDWGVICGVTTNPSLVAKSGRDFKEVLSEITDIVDGPISAEVLSLKADEMIAEGEELAKINPNIVIKIPMTKEGMKAVKVLSNKGIDTNVTLIFSANQALLAARAGATYVSPFIGRMDDIGNTGYDIIADIVQLFDIHGIDTEIISASIRHPMHVLESAKLGAHIATIPYKVYEQMLKHPLTDIGIDRFLSDWEEANKGK
- a CDS encoding type I CRISPR-associated protein Cas7; its protein translation is MKKNNRVYGIIGIKNIMANWNADFTGRPKTTINGHIFGSDKANKYPMKKMWMDNGEKVLYMKSYKFGKKNKLQPKELNERYEEIFEKTLSKNTPSEEVLKDLFSAIDVMNFGATFAEEGQNLSITGAVQMGQGFNKYEDTVVEVQDILSPFRNSKKEEAGASSLGSKITADEAHYFYSFSVNPDNYNNYIGVIDGFEGYTEEAYDKFKEASLVAATALDTNSKFGCENEFSMFLECKDSSKLYLTDLSQYIKFYKENEESIIDLKDLEFLNEGNFQNEIENIEIYYNPYKVKIKGDIKNSKQMNIFTREVI
- the cas5b gene encoding type I-B CRISPR-associated protein Cas5b — encoded protein: MEALKFNIKGSTAFFKKPDVNAYAYFSYGNIPKIALLGILGSILGLGGYNQQKEDEIYPEFYEKLKDLKVSIIPNTKKAYFAKKIQVFNNSVGYASKEQGGNLIVREQWLENVNWTIYILNDGNIDKNLYNKLNDYLLNNKTHFIPYLGKNDHPANIMNVAYIKLEEVKSYDKIDSLFPYKDVKLGKGTSDGKLEFLYKEYLPVSLNKELNFYELEELSFTNYRIKEIDHKDRVYSDKEKNLYFI